The Bacteroidetes bacterium SB0662_bin_6 genome includes a region encoding these proteins:
- a CDS encoding glycosyltransferase family 4 protein, with product MLPKLLFVYIHPASFVREDIRLLEEAYEVVSFRFGGAQKPGLFAFAGLFCKQLFWLLRELPGAVAVYGWFVDYHMVLPVAAARCFRKPVLAVVGGFDAVSLPSLGHGVALTGWRRRLARMVFRRADALLPVSPSLVRSKNRFSEGPEAREYGFRMLAPDTPAAVLVVPTGYDPGAWPAGPDDRAPVVGTVGFIDEGRTFRIKGIDLFLDAARLMPDVRFRIVGVRNREAIAARYDPPPNVEMIPPVPREQLPAQYHEMSVYVQLSRAEGFPNVLCEAMLCGCVPVGSRVFGIPDCIGEAGFLVDESHASAVCEAIRAALRAADPVLRTAARARIERFFHRDRRREKLLTILAGFTGGGRHVR from the coding sequence ATGCTACCGAAATTGCTTTTCGTCTATATCCATCCCGCCTCGTTTGTCCGAGAGGATATACGCTTGCTCGAAGAAGCGTACGAGGTGGTATCGTTCCGGTTCGGAGGTGCGCAAAAGCCGGGCCTGTTCGCGTTTGCAGGGTTGTTTTGCAAACAACTCTTCTGGTTGCTCCGGGAGCTTCCCGGGGCAGTGGCCGTCTACGGCTGGTTCGTCGACTATCACATGGTCCTGCCGGTTGCGGCGGCCCGCTGTTTTCGGAAACCCGTGCTGGCCGTGGTAGGGGGCTTCGATGCGGTCTCCTTGCCTTCGTTGGGGCATGGCGTGGCGCTGACCGGCTGGCGCCGCCGGCTGGCCCGCATGGTGTTTCGCCGGGCGGATGCACTGCTTCCCGTGTCGCCGTCGCTGGTTCGGTCGAAGAACCGTTTTTCGGAAGGGCCGGAAGCACGGGAATACGGTTTCCGGATGCTTGCGCCGGATACGCCCGCTGCTGTTCTTGTCGTTCCTACGGGCTACGATCCGGGGGCGTGGCCTGCGGGTCCCGACGACCGGGCTCCGGTAGTGGGAACAGTCGGGTTCATCGACGAGGGACGGACTTTCCGGATCAAAGGGATTGATTTGTTTTTGGACGCGGCCCGTCTCATGCCGGATGTTCGTTTCCGGATCGTAGGCGTGCGGAATCGGGAAGCGATCGCGGCGCGATACGATCCGCCGCCGAACGTCGAGATGATTCCGCCCGTGCCGCGCGAGCAGTTGCCGGCGCAGTATCACGAAATGTCCGTGTATGTGCAGTTGTCGAGAGCGGAGGGCTTCCCGAACGTATTGTGCGAGGCGATGCTGTGCGGATGCGTGCCGGTGGGGAGCCGGGTGTTCGGCATTCCGGATTGTATTGGCGAGGCCGGTTTCCTGGTGGACGAGTCGCACGCTTCCGCGGTATGCGAGGCGATTCGGGCGGCGTTGCGCGCAGCGGATCCGGTCTTGCGCACGGCAGCCCGTGCGCGTATCGAGCGTTTTTTTCACCGGGATCGGCGCCGGGAGAAGTTGCTGACCATTTTAGCCGGATTCACAGGGGGAGGGCGTCATGTCCGCTGA
- a CDS encoding 1,4-dihydroxy-2-naphthoate polyprenyltransferase: MPSKEERPNWTIWIRAARPKTLWAAVAPVLLGTAFAFGDDAFHALSACCAFLVAVFIQVGTNYANDYQDFAQGADTADRKGPLRITQAGLASPRAVRTAAAIAFLIAFLAGLYLVVRGGWFLLFVGLVSILCGAIYSAGRYSLAYLGVADLFVLVFFGPVAVAGTHYVQALAFSWPVVLAGLGPGFLATAILLVNNTRDIEEDRAAGKKTLVVRWGRSAGVALYGVCMAGAVVVVAASAMLAGNGWMLIALLATPWGLANLRTLGATSDPAVLNPLLGSTSRFLLAYCLLFGLGRIM, encoded by the coding sequence ATGCCATCGAAAGAGGAGCGTCCGAATTGGACGATCTGGATCCGGGCGGCCCGTCCGAAGACGCTGTGGGCCGCAGTGGCGCCGGTGCTCCTCGGGACGGCCTTTGCGTTCGGAGACGATGCCTTTCATGCGCTTTCCGCGTGTTGCGCATTCCTCGTTGCCGTGTTCATTCAGGTGGGCACGAATTATGCAAACGATTACCAGGATTTCGCGCAGGGCGCCGATACGGCGGACCGCAAGGGGCCCCTGCGCATCACCCAAGCGGGTCTGGCCAGTCCCCGGGCGGTCCGCACCGCAGCGGCTATTGCTTTTCTGATCGCTTTTCTGGCCGGTCTGTATCTGGTTGTACGCGGAGGGTGGTTTCTCCTGTTCGTCGGGCTGGTGTCCATTTTGTGCGGGGCCATCTATTCGGCGGGGCGCTATTCGCTGGCGTACCTCGGCGTTGCCGATCTTTTCGTGCTGGTGTTTTTCGGTCCAGTGGCCGTAGCCGGGACGCACTATGTGCAGGCGCTGGCGTTTTCCTGGCCGGTTGTGCTGGCTGGGTTGGGACCGGGGTTTCTCGCTACCGCCATTCTGCTCGTGAACAATACGCGAGACATCGAGGAGGACCGGGCCGCCGGGAAGAAAACGCTGGTGGTGCGATGGGGGCGCAGTGCAGGCGTAGCGCTCTACGGCGTATGCATGGCAGGCGCGGTTGTGGTGGTTGCGGCGTCGGCGATGCTTGCCGGCAATGGGTGGATGCTTATTGCGTTGCTTGCAACGCCCTGGGGTCTGGCCAACCTGCGAACATTGGGCGCCACAAGCGATCCCGCGGTATTGAACCCGCTCCTGGGTTCCACCTCGCGGTTTCTGCTCGCGTATTGCCTGCTTTTCGGCCTTGGACGGATCATGTAA
- the menB gene encoding 1,4-dihydroxy-2-naphthoyl-CoA synthase, with protein MTPALDWQEAKSYRDITYHKAEGIAKITINRPEVRNAFRPITVTEMRDALQDARDDHEIGVIILTGEGPEAFCSGGDQKIRGDAGYTEEGTGVMRLNVLDFQREIRSCPKPVIAMVAGWAVGGGHVLHVMCDLTIAAENARFMQTGPKVGSFDGGYGSSYLARIVGQKKAREIWFLCRPYDARQALEMGLVNTVVPLEKLEEETVSWCRDILRNSQMAIRCLKAGLNADCDGQAGLQELAGNATLLFYMTEEGQEGRNAFNEKRKPDFSQFPYRP; from the coding sequence ATGACTCCTGCATTAGACTGGCAAGAAGCGAAATCCTACCGGGATATCACGTATCACAAGGCGGAAGGGATCGCCAAAATCACCATCAATCGCCCCGAAGTACGCAATGCCTTCCGACCTATTACCGTTACGGAGATGCGCGACGCGCTCCAGGATGCGCGCGACGATCACGAGATCGGCGTGATTATTCTTACCGGAGAGGGCCCGGAAGCTTTCTGTTCCGGCGGAGACCAGAAGATTCGCGGAGACGCCGGGTATACGGAAGAAGGCACGGGCGTCATGCGGCTGAATGTGCTTGATTTTCAGCGGGAGATACGAAGTTGTCCGAAGCCGGTTATCGCCATGGTGGCCGGCTGGGCTGTGGGCGGCGGCCATGTGCTGCATGTGATGTGCGATCTTACCATTGCCGCCGAGAACGCCCGGTTCATGCAGACGGGGCCCAAGGTGGGATCGTTTGACGGGGGCTACGGGTCCTCGTATCTTGCCCGCATCGTGGGCCAGAAAAAAGCCCGCGAGATATGGTTTCTGTGTCGTCCCTACGATGCCCGTCAGGCGCTGGAGATGGGCCTGGTGAATACCGTCGTGCCCCTGGAGAAGCTGGAAGAGGAAACCGTGAGCTGGTGCCGGGATATTCTGCGGAATTCGCAAATGGCCATCCGCTGCCTGAAAGCCGGACTGAACGCCGATTGCGACGGGCAGGCGGGCCTGCAGGAACTGGCAGGGAACGCTACGCTGCTTTTCTATATGACCGAGGAAGGGCAGGAAGGGCGCAATGCCTTCAATGAGAAGCGCAAGCCGGACTTCTCGCAGTTCCCGTATCGTCCTTGA
- a CDS encoding isochorismate synthase produces MLDEQDILVSDETLDDPGHVQHVLARRVEEILHQAGDIDGERRIVRLIVPMAPLDAPAWLAAQTLLPKIYWHGRRDSMVTAAVGEADRCMGGPDAGYGTLRAQLDAVLPKSDARARYFGGFRFDPSASDDEVWQGFPTFLFTLPRFAYLRNEDRGVLACNLILPRDLSRKDAILSDIERLRFPDHFAGAAFGAHMPLLLSRTDKPDQAGWGRGVGWALDAFAQSRRHLEKVVLARRTLLTFSESLDAFALLKKLQGATPSCFHYGFQFEPGAALVGATPERLFHRSGRYIRTEAVAGTCVRGDTEAEDAGALASLLASAKDQREHAYVRESIRTALDPLCQEFRIDEEASGLQQARRWHLVSRSSGLLKRDIHGSDVMAALHPTPAVGGYPVEPALAAIRDLEGFDRGWYAGPVGWIGPQGAEFAVALRCGLVRDRTLFLFAGAGIVEGSDPMAEWNEIEQKISDILGVLE; encoded by the coding sequence ATGCTTGACGAACAAGACATTCTTGTTTCCGACGAGACCCTCGACGATCCCGGCCATGTACAACATGTGCTTGCGCGCCGGGTGGAGGAGATCTTGCATCAGGCAGGAGACATTGACGGGGAGCGGCGCATTGTGCGCCTGATCGTCCCGATGGCGCCGCTCGATGCGCCCGCGTGGCTTGCGGCGCAGACCCTGCTTCCGAAAATATACTGGCACGGGCGCCGGGACAGCATGGTAACGGCGGCGGTCGGCGAGGCGGACCGGTGCATGGGCGGCCCGGATGCAGGGTATGGTACGCTACGCGCGCAGCTCGATGCCGTATTGCCGAAAAGCGATGCCCGGGCGCGCTACTTCGGAGGATTCCGGTTCGATCCGAGCGCTTCCGACGACGAGGTCTGGCAGGGTTTTCCGACGTTTCTGTTCACGCTCCCCCGGTTTGCGTATCTGCGGAACGAAGACCGCGGCGTATTAGCGTGTAATCTTATTCTGCCCCGCGACCTGTCCCGCAAGGACGCTATTCTGTCCGATATCGAGCGGCTCCGGTTCCCGGATCATTTTGCCGGTGCGGCATTCGGCGCGCACATGCCGCTTCTGCTTTCACGGACGGATAAGCCGGACCAGGCGGGTTGGGGGCGGGGCGTCGGATGGGCGCTGGACGCGTTCGCGCAGAGCCGCCGACATCTCGAAAAAGTGGTGCTCGCCCGCCGCACGCTCCTGACCTTTTCTGAATCGCTCGACGCCTTCGCCTTGCTGAAGAAGCTTCAAGGGGCCACCCCGAGTTGTTTTCATTACGGATTTCAGTTCGAGCCGGGCGCTGCCCTTGTGGGAGCTACGCCGGAGCGCCTTTTCCATCGCAGCGGACGGTACATACGCACGGAGGCTGTAGCCGGCACCTGCGTGCGGGGCGATACGGAGGCCGAAGACGCCGGGGCGCTGGCCTCGTTGCTTGCCAGCGCCAAGGACCAGCGCGAGCATGCGTACGTACGGGAAAGCATTCGTACTGCGCTCGATCCATTGTGTCAGGAATTTCGAATAGACGAAGAGGCGTCCGGGTTGCAGCAGGCCCGGAGGTGGCATCTCGTTTCGCGCAGCAGCGGTCTGTTGAAGCGAGATATACACGGAAGCGATGTCATGGCGGCGCTTCATCCTACCCCTGCCGTGGGCGGGTATCCTGTCGAGCCTGCGCTGGCGGCCATCCGCGATCTGGAAGGATTCGACCGGGGCTGGTATGCGGGGCCGGTAGGGTGGATAGGTCCTCAGGGGGCGGAGTTTGCGGTGGCGCTCCGGTGCGGTCTCGTCCGGGATCGCACTCTGTTTCTGTTTGCCGGCGCCGGGATTGTCGAGGGATCCGATCCGATGGCGGAATGGAATGAAATCGAACAGAAGATCAGCGATATCCTGGGGGTGCTGGAGTGA
- the menE gene encoding o-succinylbenzoate--CoA ligase has translation MDIPCLLSTAALRAPLETALSGPGVEVPYGELDRLVSGAARRMAEKGVGRGDRIALIMDRSVEAVILLLAAMRAGAVACPISMRLPEATVAGRCRNLGVSLTVGDRPLEAAVAAKDLIERGRGNVPPFSEDAPATIVFTSGSSGAARPALHTYGNHYFSALGAQDNMPLACGDRWLLSLPLWHVGGLAILFRCLLAAATVILPDPADSLAASVRKVTHASMVSTQLRRLLREAESGAVHPEKALLLGGGAVSPVLIDEAVRRGLPVHTSYGLTEMASQVTATPPGAGPVALRTSGRVLPWRELRCDEAGQIMVRGRTCFAGYIEGDRLARPFDEEGWFATGDMGRLDASGRLIVRGRMDHLLISGGENILPEEIEVVLAGVEGVERVVVVGVQDEEYGQRPVAFVGTADGEIDASRLRAAVEAVLPRFMTPDAFYPWPTDLAGEGLKPDRSLLRQRAEALQA, from the coding sequence ATGGACATTCCCTGTCTGCTTTCGACGGCGGCGCTCCGGGCGCCTCTTGAAACGGCGCTATCGGGTCCCGGCGTCGAGGTGCCGTATGGGGAACTCGACCGTCTTGTCTCGGGGGCGGCCCGCCGCATGGCGGAAAAGGGAGTGGGCAGGGGAGATCGCATAGCGCTCATCATGGACCGGAGCGTGGAAGCGGTGATCCTGCTTCTTGCGGCAATGAGGGCAGGGGCCGTTGCCTGTCCGATTTCCATGCGCCTTCCCGAGGCTACGGTAGCCGGGCGATGCCGCAATCTGGGCGTATCGCTTACGGTCGGCGACCGTCCGCTCGAAGCGGCGGTGGCGGCGAAAGATCTGATCGAACGGGGCAGAGGGAATGTGCCGCCGTTTTCCGAGGATGCACCCGCCACCATCGTGTTCACCTCCGGGTCGTCCGGTGCGGCCCGCCCTGCGCTCCATACGTACGGGAATCATTATTTCAGTGCGCTGGGCGCGCAGGACAACATGCCACTGGCTTGCGGCGATCGTTGGCTCCTGTCGTTGCCGCTCTGGCATGTGGGGGGGCTTGCGATTCTTTTTCGGTGTCTGCTTGCCGCAGCCACGGTGATACTGCCCGATCCGGCGGACTCCCTTGCTGCATCCGTCCGGAAGGTGACCCATGCTTCCATGGTGTCCACCCAACTCCGGCGGCTGTTGCGCGAAGCGGAATCCGGTGCGGTGCACCCGGAGAAGGCGCTGTTGCTCGGAGGCGGCGCCGTGTCACCGGTCCTGATTGACGAGGCCGTACGGCGCGGCCTGCCCGTACATACCAGCTACGGCCTCACGGAGATGGCTTCGCAGGTGACGGCTACGCCTCCCGGCGCGGGGCCGGTGGCCTTGCGTACGTCGGGCCGGGTGCTGCCCTGGCGGGAGCTCCGATGCGACGAAGCAGGGCAGATCATGGTGCGGGGGCGCACATGCTTTGCCGGATATATCGAAGGAGATCGGCTTGCGCGTCCTTTTGACGAGGAAGGATGGTTTGCAACCGGAGACATGGGCAGGCTGGATGCTTCCGGGCGGCTGATTGTACGTGGGCGTATGGATCACCTCCTGATATCGGGCGGAGAGAATATTCTGCCCGAAGAGATCGAGGTGGTTCTGGCAGGTGTGGAAGGGGTCGAGCGCGTGGTTGTTGTGGGCGTGCAGGACGAGGAATACGGCCAGCGCCCGGTGGCTTTTGTCGGGACGGCGGACGGAGAAATCGATGCATCCCGCCTGCGCGCCGCCGTGGAAGCGGTACTTCCCCGATTCATGACGCCGGACGCCTTCTATCCGTGGCCGACCGATCTTGCCGGAGAGGGGCTCAAGCCGGACCGCAGTCTGCTCCGGCAGCGGGCCGAGGCGCTCCAGGCTTAG
- a CDS encoding T9SS type A sorting domain-containing protein, with translation MYSPFRFCGLQSIRAGCFCARQHKRHPVFPVSWIGRHVVVGLLLASAPFLHGKSFGQLVRSWPHSSTLGHTAWVFSVAFSPDGSTVASASDDRTIRLWDVATGESIQTLVHTHRVTSVAFSPHGNMLASGSADGIVRLWDVATGSNTATLSHGHFVHSVAFSLDGKSLASGSADGTARLWDVATGFSKTFGTHAGDVRSVVFSPDDSTLASASDDGTVRLWDVATGESPQTFVHTHWVTSAAFSPDGNMLASGAFDGAVRLWDVATGYSTATLPGHARPVYSVAFSPDGSIVASASGDNVIRLWDVATGSITAFLAGHTHPVRGVAFSPDGSTLASASYDGTIRLWDVISGSLASTFGPGSRPLTVVYSPDGSMLASGGWHGTIGLWDAATGSNIRMLRGHTGYIRVIYSVAFSPDGNMLASGGLDGTVRLWDVATGANTATLLRNAGRAYSVAFAPDGNIVASGGNDGIIRLWDVATGSDIGTFREDLDLGIIYSVAFSPDGKLLASGSANGIVRLWDVATGFIKTLGRHDRNVNLVTFSPDGKLLASGSADGTAKLWDVATGFNKTLAVHYRNVNSVAFSPDGKFLASGGDDNAVRLWDVATGFNVKTLSGHTFWITSVAFSPDGNMLASGAWDGFIKLWDVSDIVTHAFDAEGEVPTAFQLHGNYPNPFNPSTRVVFDLPSAAEVTVHVFDVLGRNVIVTSPVSLSSGWGHSLEMNASSLPSGVYVYQIRAQAGSEMLVQSGRMTLAK, from the coding sequence ATGTACTCTCCATTTCGTTTTTGCGGGCTGCAATCGATTCGTGCAGGTTGCTTTTGCGCCAGACAGCATAAGCGTCATCCGGTTTTTCCTGTCTCATGGATTGGCAGGCATGTGGTTGTTGGTCTTTTGTTGGCGTCTGCGCCGTTTCTACACGGAAAGAGCTTCGGTCAACTGGTAAGGAGTTGGCCGCATAGTTCTACTCTCGGGCATACGGCTTGGGTTTTTTCGGTCGCCTTTTCGCCCGATGGCAGTACCGTGGCATCCGCGTCCGATGACAGAACCATCAGGTTGTGGGATGTGGCTACGGGAGAAAGCATCCAAACGCTTGTGCATACACATCGGGTCACTTCGGTGGCCTTTTCGCCCCATGGAAACATGCTGGCCTCGGGAAGCGCCGACGGAATCGTCAGGCTGTGGGATGTGGCTACGGGATCCAACACCGCAACGCTCTCGCATGGACATTTTGTTCATTCGGTGGCCTTTTCGCTCGATGGAAAATCACTGGCTTCGGGAAGTGCTGACGGAACCGCCAGACTTTGGGATGTGGCTACGGGATTCAGTAAAACGTTCGGGACGCATGCCGGGGATGTCCGTTCGGTAGTTTTTTCGCCCGATGACAGTACTCTTGCATCTGCATCCGATGACGGAACCGTCAGGCTGTGGGATGTGGCTACGGGAGAAAGCCCCCAAACATTTGTGCATACACATTGGGTCACTTCGGCAGCCTTTTCGCCCGATGGAAACATGCTGGCTTCGGGAGCCTTTGACGGAGCCGTCAGGCTGTGGGATGTGGCTACGGGATACAGCACCGCAACGCTACCGGGCCATGCCAGGCCCGTCTATTCGGTAGCCTTTTCGCCCGATGGTAGTATTGTGGCATCTGCGTCCGGAGACAATGTCATCAGGCTTTGGGATGTGGCTACGGGATCCATCACCGCATTCCTCGCGGGGCATACGCATCCGGTTCGAGGGGTAGCCTTTTCGCCCGATGGCAGTACCCTTGCATCTGCGTCCTATGACGGAACCATCAGGCTATGGGATGTGATTTCGGGAAGTCTTGCCTCTACGTTTGGACCCGGAAGCAGACCCCTGACGGTTGTTTATTCGCCTGATGGTAGCATGCTGGCCTCGGGGGGGTGGCACGGAACCATCGGGCTTTGGGATGCAGCTACGGGATCCAATATCAGAATGCTCAGGGGGCACACGGGGTATATCAGGGTTATCTATTCGGTCGCCTTTTCACCTGATGGTAACATGCTGGCGTCTGGGGGTCTTGACGGAACCGTCAGACTGTGGGATGTGGCTACGGGAGCCAACACCGCAACGCTATTGAGAAATGCCGGGCGCGCCTATTCGGTAGCCTTTGCACCCGATGGAAACATAGTGGCCTCGGGAGGCAATGACGGGATCATCAGGCTGTGGGATGTGGCTACGGGGTCCGATATCGGAACGTTCAGGGAGGATTTGGATTTGGGGATTATCTATTCGGTCGCCTTTTCGCCCGATGGAAAATTACTGGCTTCGGGAAGCGCTAACGGAATCGTCCGGCTGTGGGACGTGGCTACGGGATTCATTAAAACGCTCGGGAGGCATGACCGAAATGTCAATTTGGTAACCTTTTCGCCTGATGGAAAATTACTGGCTTCGGGAAGCGCTGACGGAACCGCCAAGCTGTGGGATGTGGCTACGGGATTCAATAAAACGTTGGCGGTGCATTACAGGAATGTCAATTCGGTAGCCTTTTCACCCGATGGAAAATTCCTGGCTTCGGGAGGCGATGACAATGCCGTCCGGCTGTGGGATGTGGCTACCGGATTCAATGTCAAAACGCTATCGGGACATACGTTTTGGATTACTTCGGTAGCCTTTTCGCCCGATGGTAACATGCTGGCGTCGGGAGCGTGGGATGGCTTCATCAAGCTGTGGGACGTATCGGATATCGTAACCCATGCGTTCGATGCCGAAGGCGAGGTTCCAACAGCTTTCCAGTTGCACGGCAATTATCCCAATCCGTTCAATCCCTCGACGCGCGTGGTATTCGACCTGCCGTCGGCGGCCGAAGTGACGGTGCATGTCTTTGACGTTCTGGGAAGGAACGTGATCGTCACAAGCCCCGTGTCCTTATCGAGCGGCTGGGGCCATTCGCTTGAAATGAACGCCTCCTCGTTGCCCTCGGGCGTGTATGTCTATCAGATAAGGGCGCAGGCGGGCTCGGAGATGCTGGTCCAGTCAGGGCGCATGACCCTCGCGAAATGA
- the menD gene encoding 2-succinyl-5-enolpyruvyl-6-hydroxy-3-cyclohexene-1-carboxylic-acid synthase → MTTPEPSGINQIWADLLVEELIRAGVGLFCLAPGSRSAPLALAVAAHPRAECVMHYDERGTAFCALGYGRAARRPAAWITTSGTAVANGMPAVVEASMDGVPMLLVTADRPPELRAAGANQTIDQVKIFGNYVRWQFDLPAPDPAIDPAVVLTTADQAVYRARRMPAGPVHLNVMYREPLFSNPDRSRYAAYLDGLRAWQDSEKPYTRYGSGLDISKTPTAGSESAAGISKTPKSGHDPAADISKTPITYSFDAPRFESLMHALRRAKRGLVVAGRFHTRTQADAVRRLASELGWPLLPDVCSQLRFSGASPADWHTDGVAEGGATASRYDLALASEAFRVSHAPDAVLYFGGAAVSKRLNAWLADVRPALFAVVRESPDRMDPGHCVTEYIETGIAPFSRSVMDHLKTGQGASEGTGNKDWTASWAAASDTVARTMDEHMPDGLSEPAVARLLSRHTPDEATLVLASSMPIRDMDMFGDAAGRAPFVAANRGASGIDGSVATAVGLAYGRRAPAILVAGDLALLHDLNSLALAASAPEPVIIVAINNHGGGIFSFLPVARCGEAFEPMFGTPHPYRFEQAARMFGLGYDHVHDMDTLSEAYASALSSGESRIIEVTTDRAENLELHRRLETMICEQFADTVPVFTNNPDP, encoded by the coding sequence ATGACCACTCCCGAACCGTCCGGCATCAACCAGATATGGGCCGATCTTCTCGTGGAAGAGTTGATTCGCGCCGGCGTCGGCCTGTTCTGTCTTGCGCCGGGCTCCCGGAGCGCTCCGCTGGCGCTTGCCGTGGCGGCCCATCCCCGCGCGGAGTGTGTGATGCACTATGATGAGCGGGGCACGGCGTTTTGCGCCCTCGGGTACGGGCGCGCCGCGCGGCGGCCTGCCGCATGGATTACGACTTCCGGGACGGCGGTTGCGAACGGCATGCCTGCCGTGGTGGAGGCATCGATGGACGGTGTGCCGATGCTTCTCGTGACGGCGGATCGCCCTCCGGAACTGCGGGCTGCCGGCGCCAATCAGACCATTGATCAGGTAAAGATTTTCGGAAACTACGTGCGGTGGCAATTCGACCTGCCCGCCCCGGATCCGGCGATCGACCCGGCGGTCGTGCTCACCACGGCGGATCAGGCGGTGTACCGGGCGAGACGAATGCCCGCCGGTCCGGTGCATCTCAATGTGATGTATCGCGAGCCCCTGTTTTCCAATCCCGATAGAAGTCGCTATGCAGCGTATCTCGATGGATTGCGGGCGTGGCAGGATTCGGAGAAACCGTATACCCGGTACGGCTCGGGCCTGGACATTTCAAAAACTCCTACGGCCGGGTCCGAATCGGCCGCAGGCATTTCAAAAACTCCTAAATCCGGGCATGATCCGGCCGCGGATATTTCAAAAACTCCTATAACATATTCCTTCGATGCGCCTCGATTCGAGTCCCTGATGCATGCCCTGCGCCGGGCGAAGCGCGGGTTGGTCGTGGCCGGGCGCTTCCATACCCGGACCCAGGCCGATGCGGTCCGGCGGCTGGCGAGCGAACTCGGCTGGCCGCTACTGCCCGATGTGTGTTCGCAACTCCGATTTTCGGGTGCATCGCCTGCGGACTGGCATACTGACGGGGTTGCGGAAGGCGGCGCGACGGCTTCGCGGTACGATCTGGCGCTGGCGAGCGAAGCGTTTCGGGTGTCCCATGCGCCGGACGCCGTATTGTATTTCGGCGGGGCAGCCGTGTCGAAGCGGCTGAATGCCTGGCTGGCCGATGTGCGTCCCGCCTTGTTTGCGGTCGTGCGCGAATCTCCCGACCGGATGGATCCCGGCCACTGCGTGACAGAATATATCGAGACCGGTATTGCGCCTTTCTCCCGGTCCGTTATGGATCATCTGAAAACGGGACAAGGAGCGAGCGAGGGGACCGGTAATAAGGATTGGACAGCAAGTTGGGCGGCAGCCTCCGACACCGTAGCCCGCACGATGGACGAGCACATGCCGGACGGCCTTTCCGAGCCTGCCGTGGCCCGGTTGCTTTCGCGGCATACGCCCGACGAGGCCACGCTTGTGCTTGCCAGCAGTATGCCGATCCGGGACATGGATATGTTCGGGGATGCTGCCGGCAGGGCGCCGTTCGTAGCCGCCAATCGTGGCGCTTCCGGTATCGACGGCAGTGTGGCTACGGCGGTCGGACTGGCGTACGGGCGCCGCGCGCCGGCCATTCTCGTGGCGGGCGATCTCGCGTTGCTGCACGACCTGAACAGTCTGGCGCTGGCGGCTTCTGCGCCGGAGCCGGTTATTATTGTGGCAATCAACAACCACGGCGGAGGTATTTTTTCGTTTCTTCCCGTAGCTCGTTGCGGCGAGGCGTTCGAACCGATGTTCGGCACGCCGCACCCGTATCGTTTCGAGCAGGCCGCCCGCATGTTCGGTCTCGGCTACGACCATGTTCATGACATGGATACTCTGTCGGAAGCGTACGCAAGCGCACTTTCGTCCGGCGAAAGCCGGATCATTGAAGTCACGACCGATCGCGCCGAAAATCTGGAACTGCACCGGCGGCTGGAAACCATGATTTGTGAGCAGTTTGCAGACACCGTTCCCGTTTTTACCAACAACCCTGACCCATGA
- the lptC gene encoding LPS export ABC transporter periplasmic protein LptC, giving the protein MVQFFRIASPFLTTRLAMRCSLNLVLFLCVGMLAACGRTTAPPAAMEDIRSEADPVQESWGAEYYVTETIPGEASSRPRLKMRADHMATFEEGDSTWTVLQSDSIGGRVTVLLYDETGDSSATVFADRVTLLDNRKRFEAIGNVEVRAQGDKALWSEHLVWFEREQALRTPGFVRISTPDEQVQGYSLEADERLDEYTLRSMTGRVTVREE; this is encoded by the coding sequence ATGGTCCAATTCTTCCGGATCGCTTCCCCTTTCCTGACGACGCGCCTTGCCATGCGTTGCAGTCTGAATCTCGTGCTGTTCCTGTGTGTGGGCATGCTTGCAGCCTGCGGCCGCACCACCGCTCCTCCGGCTGCCATGGAAGACATTCGCTCCGAGGCGGATCCCGTGCAGGAAAGCTGGGGCGCCGAGTATTATGTGACGGAAACGATTCCCGGAGAGGCCTCCTCGCGTCCGCGTCTGAAGATGCGCGCGGATCATATGGCGACGTTCGAAGAAGGGGACAGCACCTGGACCGTCTTGCAGAGCGACTCGATCGGAGGACGCGTGACGGTTCTGTTGTACGATGAAACCGGAGATTCCTCCGCTACGGTCTTCGCGGATCGGGTTACGCTTCTCGACAATAGAAAGCGATTCGAGGCGATAGGGAATGTCGAAGTCCGTGCGCAGGGCGACAAGGCGCTGTGGAGCGAGCATCTGGTCTGGTTCGAGCGCGAGCAGGCTCTTCGAACGCCCGGGTTTGTCCGCATTTCGACGCCGGACGAACAGGTTCAGGGGTATTCGCTGGAAGCGGACGAGCGTCTCGACGAGTATACGTTGCGCAGCATGACCGGCCGGGTAACCGTGCGCGAAGAATGA